In Candidatus Sedimenticola sp. (ex Thyasira tokunagai), the following proteins share a genomic window:
- a CDS encoding RAQPRD family integrative conjugative element protein, with amino-acid sequence MTQALILGLIGTALPVQFAIADADGERAALARVIHELQAIEPLIMEAASQANPDARIRLQYDWLRQDLDRIRLGIQEHIDTPRSEPRTFPPLRGVYRR; translated from the coding sequence ATGACCCAGGCACTGATTCTAGGACTGATTGGCACTGCGCTGCCGGTTCAGTTTGCCATCGCCGATGCGGACGGCGAGCGGGCAGCACTGGCCAGGGTCATCCACGAGCTCCAGGCGATCGAGCCACTGATAATGGAGGCCGCGTCACAAGCCAATCCAGATGCCCGCATTCGATTACAGTATGACTGGCTACGGCAGGATCTCGATCGGATTCGCCTCGGCATCCAGGAACACATAGATACTCCACGTTCAGAGCCTCGGACTTTTCCGCCGCTGCGCGGCGTTTACCGCCGGTGA
- a CDS encoding TIGR03745 family integrating conjugative element membrane protein has protein sequence MMKKIARQIITAAGLLTMSAGQSVWAALPTPVAPSTAPAAGDWIALISGYIKDGGLVLGLAIAVLGFLWIAYLGFAKFNEARQGKAEWAEVGVLGIVGAIVLIFASYLLTEAAGVI, from the coding sequence ATGATGAAGAAAATAGCAAGACAGATCATAACGGCAGCAGGACTGTTGACGATGTCGGCAGGTCAATCGGTGTGGGCGGCGCTACCGACCCCCGTAGCGCCCAGTACCGCGCCGGCGGCGGGTGACTGGATCGCGCTCATTTCGGGTTACATCAAGGATGGCGGGCTGGTTCTGGGACTGGCTATTGCGGTGCTTGGCTTCCTGTGGATCGCTTATCTCGGGTTTGCCAAGTTCAACGAGGCTCGTCAAGGAAAGGCCGAGTGGGCCGAGGTCGGTGTGTTGGGCATCGTCGGTGCGATTGTGCTGATCTTTGCCAGCTATCTGCTGACTGAAGCCGCAGGCGTCATCTAA
- a CDS encoding integrating conjugative element protein: MVRFNYRWWKSVVIAWLLVPVMAQAELTVIYDSGNTQPIAPFLEVFESADEIVQQSPAPTTPQLGAADPEAWLPILSPSLTPGFVQERSHDRPFARPFFLIGSDARSRQWLKNHRDRLKEIGAVGMLVQADTLEDLRVIAELADGLSILPASGSDIAKALGVSHYPVLISAHGIEQ; the protein is encoded by the coding sequence ATGGTTCGATTCAATTATCGATGGTGGAAGAGTGTGGTCATCGCCTGGCTGTTGGTGCCGGTCATGGCACAGGCCGAACTCACCGTGATCTACGATAGTGGCAATACCCAACCCATCGCACCGTTTCTCGAAGTATTTGAATCGGCCGATGAAATTGTCCAGCAAAGCCCGGCTCCAACAACGCCGCAACTCGGTGCGGCCGATCCTGAAGCTTGGTTACCTATTCTATCGCCCAGCCTGACACCGGGGTTTGTGCAGGAACGATCACACGACCGACCCTTTGCACGCCCCTTTTTCTTGATCGGTTCCGACGCGCGGTCCCGACAGTGGCTCAAGAATCACCGGGATCGACTCAAGGAGATCGGTGCCGTGGGCATGCTGGTGCAGGCCGACACACTGGAGGATCTACGCGTCATCGCTGAACTGGCGGATGGCTTGTCCATCCTGCCTGCATCGGGGAGCGACATTGCGAAAGCCTTAGGCGTCTCACATTATCCCGTATTGATCTCCGCACACGGCATCGAGCAGTGA
- a CDS encoding TIGR03747 family integrating conjugative element membrane protein: MKYWGEGLDHSRTMLAKEISYLDNDFRRSVVTSDPARFAKRFADNAYHYLFEVTRFVDFIRWVSPQPTTNEQGVRPTLHKVYHPIAEFVIAMMQVTQVFSVRLAILTLAMPVFLLFSLVALVDGLVQRDLRRWGGGRESSFVYHYAKKAALPLVVLTWVTYLALPFSLHPTFADRQGRLKAEAVSPR; the protein is encoded by the coding sequence GTGAAATATTGGGGTGAAGGGCTTGATCACAGCCGCACCATGCTCGCCAAGGAGATCAGCTATCTTGATAACGACTTCAGGCGAAGCGTCGTCACCTCCGACCCGGCACGGTTTGCCAAACGGTTTGCGGACAACGCCTACCACTACCTGTTCGAGGTGACGCGATTCGTGGACTTCATCCGTTGGGTCTCTCCACAGCCGACAACGAACGAGCAGGGAGTCAGGCCGACTCTGCATAAGGTCTACCATCCCATTGCTGAGTTCGTGATCGCGATGATGCAGGTCACCCAAGTGTTTTCGGTGCGCCTGGCGATTCTCACCTTAGCAATGCCGGTCTTTCTGTTGTTCAGCCTAGTTGCACTCGTCGATGGATTGGTGCAACGTGATCTGCGTCGGTGGGGTGGGGGCCGCGAGAGTTCCTTCGTCTACCACTATGCAAAGAAGGCGGCACTGCCCTTGGTCGTGTTGACCTGGGTTACCTACCTCGCTTTGCCCTTCAGCCTACATCCTACATTCGCTGACCGCCAAGGAAGGCTGAAAGCCGAGGCGGTTAGTCCCCGGTAG
- a CDS encoding TIGR03758 family integrating conjugative element protein — protein MTAAQNTAFQAGSGFTPATLLTGIASVVLVLAFIWVIWVTLGTFRAWQNGQVVLFDVIWSTLRASIVLMVLGFYLR, from the coding sequence ATGACGGCAGCACAGAACACAGCATTTCAGGCGGGTTCGGGTTTTACTCCAGCGACCCTGCTGACGGGCATCGCATCCGTCGTCCTGGTGCTCGCCTTCATCTGGGTGATTTGGGTAACGCTGGGCACCTTCCGTGCCTGGCAGAACGGGCAAGTCGTTTTGTTCGATGTGATTTGGAGCACGCTGCGCGCCAGCATCGTGCTCATGGTGTTGGGTTTTTATCTGCGGTAA
- the traD gene encoding type IV conjugative transfer system coupling protein TraD, whose amino-acid sequence MNVHPIEALLRPPVELWSTLVAFATAAIAILAPWALMMPPGVAYGAGVVLLLMGLIRGRQAWRVLRYQRNMRRLPTYKVGSKKIPLSRRKLFLGRGFRWTQKHTQRLRDTIRPEVQQYVQPGYLYQWARRKEVAWESVPVLSLLARLFRIRAWWNPLAPLPSVGGKPALHAVEPDEQDVWMDIGERVGHTLVLGTTRVGKTRLAEILITQDIRRGDVVIVFDPKGDAGLLQRVYAEAKRADRAKDFYMFHLGFPQVSARYNAIGNFSRITEVATRIANQLPSEGNSAAFKEFAWRFVNIIARALVALDRRPDYQQVRRYINDIEPLFMEYARAHLDRQGAEDWKVQVDELVGTIKERNLPAALRGRNIEAIALMRHLQAQDLYDPVLDGLVSAFKYDKTYFDKIVSSVGPLMEKLTTGNIAELISPDYLDENDTRPIFEWMDVICRKGIVYVGLDALTDTTVASAVGNSMFADLVSVAGHIYKHGVSGESMDTPPTISMHADEFNELIGDEFIPLLNKAGGAGFQVTAYTQTWSDVEARIGSRAKAGQVAGNFNTLIMLRIKELATAEMLTEQLPRVEVFTLMSVSGVDDSSDPGSGVDFKSRNEDRISVSEVPLLTPAELITLPKGQAFALLEGGQLWKIRIPLPATDSDMPENLTEIANEMERTYITNDHWYRVQEPWWGAVEDVTEPTAEIETSDG is encoded by the coding sequence GTGAATGTCCATCCCATTGAGGCCCTGCTGCGGCCCCCGGTCGAGCTCTGGTCGACGTTAGTGGCATTTGCCACGGCGGCAATTGCCATACTGGCGCCATGGGCCTTGATGATGCCGCCGGGGGTGGCCTACGGCGCCGGCGTTGTGCTCTTGTTGATGGGGCTGATCCGGGGACGGCAGGCTTGGCGGGTGCTGCGTTACCAGCGCAATATGCGTCGGCTCCCGACCTACAAGGTGGGATCCAAAAAGATCCCCCTCAGCCGCCGAAAGCTCTTTCTGGGTCGTGGCTTTCGCTGGACTCAGAAACATACCCAACGCCTGCGCGACACGATTCGACCTGAAGTCCAGCAGTACGTGCAACCGGGTTACCTCTACCAATGGGCACGCCGCAAGGAAGTTGCCTGGGAGTCCGTGCCGGTCCTGAGCCTGCTGGCGCGGTTGTTTCGAATACGTGCCTGGTGGAATCCGTTGGCGCCATTACCTTCCGTCGGCGGCAAGCCAGCGCTACATGCGGTCGAGCCGGACGAACAGGATGTTTGGATGGATATCGGCGAGCGGGTGGGGCACACCCTGGTGTTGGGCACCACACGAGTTGGGAAGACGCGGCTGGCCGAGATCCTCATCACCCAGGATATTCGGCGAGGGGATGTGGTGATTGTTTTCGACCCTAAGGGCGATGCGGGTCTCTTGCAGCGTGTGTATGCCGAGGCTAAGAGGGCCGATCGGGCTAAGGACTTCTATATGTTTCATCTTGGGTTCCCGCAGGTCTCAGCCCGCTACAATGCCATCGGCAACTTTTCGCGCATTACGGAAGTGGCGACCCGTATCGCCAATCAGCTCCCGAGTGAAGGTAACTCGGCCGCCTTCAAGGAGTTCGCTTGGCGCTTCGTCAATATCATTGCGAGAGCGCTCGTAGCTCTGGACCGCCGCCCGGACTATCAACAGGTCCGGCGCTACATCAACGACATTGAGCCCTTGTTCATGGAATATGCACGCGCCCATCTCGATCGGCAGGGAGCGGAGGATTGGAAAGTGCAGGTAGACGAACTCGTGGGCACCATCAAGGAACGCAACCTGCCGGCCGCGCTGCGTGGGCGCAATATTGAGGCCATCGCCCTGATGCGGCATCTGCAGGCGCAGGACCTGTATGATCCAGTGCTCGATGGACTGGTGTCTGCCTTCAAATACGACAAGACCTACTTCGATAAGATTGTGAGCTCCGTCGGTCCCCTGATGGAGAAACTCACCACCGGCAATATCGCAGAACTCATTTCTCCGGACTATCTGGATGAGAACGACACCCGCCCCATCTTCGAGTGGATGGACGTGATCTGCCGCAAAGGCATCGTCTACGTGGGACTGGATGCCCTGACCGACACGACAGTCGCCAGTGCCGTGGGAAATTCCATGTTTGCGGATCTGGTGTCGGTAGCCGGGCACATCTACAAGCACGGCGTATCCGGGGAGTCCATGGATACGCCACCAACGATCTCCATGCACGCCGATGAGTTCAACGAACTGATCGGTGATGAGTTCATCCCGTTGCTGAATAAGGCAGGTGGGGCTGGGTTCCAGGTAACTGCCTACACTCAGACCTGGTCGGACGTGGAGGCACGGATCGGAAGCCGGGCCAAAGCGGGGCAGGTGGCCGGCAACTTCAATACGTTGATCATGCTTCGGATCAAGGAACTGGCTACGGCGGAGATGCTTACGGAGCAGCTCCCGAGGGTCGAGGTCTTTACCCTGATGAGTGTCTCTGGCGTGGATGATTCCTCAGACCCCGGATCGGGCGTCGACTTCAAGTCGCGCAACGAGGACCGTATCAGTGTCTCCGAGGTACCGTTGCTCACACCGGCTGAACTGATCACCCTGCCCAAGGGCCAGGCCTTCGCGCTCCTGGAGGGTGGGCAGCTCTGGAAGATCCGCATACCACTGCCGGCAACTGATTCAGACATGCCGGAAAATCTCACCGAGATTGCCAACGAGATGGAACGTACCTACATCACCAACGATCACTGGTATCGGGTCCAGGAACCCTGGTGGGGAGCCGTAGAGGATGTCACCGAGCCTACTGCAGAGATAGAGACTTCAGATGGCTGA
- a CDS encoding IS1380 family transposase: protein MTNCNQTVLEFPVLKRRKVQAEFSGGDITSDGGVLLLRQIDRRLGLMKAVDAVIPDPRNPDYITHSQLSLLRQRVYGLGLGYEDLNDHKTLRNDPALQTAVDREQKLGSQSTLCRLEGRTGRKAAVDIHRVLIDQFIASFDSPPDELILDFDATDDQVHGMQEGRFFHGYYDHYCFLPLYVFCGDQLLISYLRPSNVDGAKHTWAILALLTKRLRQEWPDVQIIFRGDSGFCRHRMLDWCERRGVKYIIGIARNKRLEQMIEPGMQIVEQLVELTGEKQREFFRLHYAAKSWKHTRQVIAKLEVTDKGRNPRFIVTNLEGDKQALYDDLYCARGEMENRIKEQQMGLFADRTSAHYWWANQFRLLLSSLAYVLMESIRRLALKGTELARGQVGTLRIKLLKIGAVMLRNTRRIRFLLSSAYPYQDLFALVVARLRPG from the coding sequence GTGACAAACTGTAACCAAACTGTTCTGGAATTTCCAGTCCTTAAACGCCGCAAGGTACAGGCCGAATTTAGCGGCGGCGACATTACTTCAGATGGGGGTGTGCTTCTACTGAGACAGATCGACAGGCGACTCGGTTTAATGAAAGCGGTTGATGCCGTCATTCCAGATCCGCGAAATCCTGATTACATCACTCACTCCCAACTGAGCCTGCTACGACAACGTGTTTACGGTCTAGGCTTGGGCTATGAAGACCTCAACGATCACAAAACCCTGCGTAATGATCCTGCTTTGCAGACGGCTGTCGACCGGGAACAGAAATTGGGTAGTCAGTCTACCCTCTGTCGGCTTGAGGGCCGTACTGGAAGAAAGGCGGCAGTCGATATCCATAGGGTGTTGATCGACCAATTCATCGCTTCTTTTGACTCTCCTCCCGATGAGTTGATCCTGGACTTTGATGCCACCGATGATCAAGTTCATGGTATGCAGGAGGGACGCTTTTTCCATGGCTATTATGACCACTACTGTTTTCTTCCCCTCTATGTCTTTTGTGGTGATCAATTGCTCATCAGCTACCTGAGGCCCAGCAATGTTGACGGGGCGAAACATACATGGGCGATTCTGGCGTTACTGACGAAACGGCTGCGCCAGGAATGGCCCGATGTTCAGATCATCTTCCGAGGAGACTCCGGGTTCTGTCGCCATAGAATGCTGGACTGGTGTGAACGCCGTGGTGTGAAGTACATCATTGGTATTGCCCGCAATAAGCGGCTGGAGCAGATGATTGAACCGGGTATGCAGATTGTTGAACAACTTGTCGAACTGACTGGCGAGAAACAGCGGGAGTTCTTCCGGTTGCACTATGCCGCCAAGAGTTGGAAACATACTCGCCAGGTCATTGCTAAGCTGGAGGTCACAGACAAGGGGCGCAATCCACGTTTCATCGTCACCAATCTGGAAGGTGACAAGCAGGCACTCTACGATGATCTCTACTGTGCCCGTGGCGAGATGGAGAACCGGATTAAAGAGCAGCAGATGGGGCTCTTTGCAGATCGTACCAGTGCCCACTATTGGTGGGCGAATCAGTTCCGGTTACTCCTCTCCAGCCTGGCTTATGTGCTGATGGAGAGTATCCGCCGGTTGGCGCTCAAGGGCACAGAACTGGCGAGAGGCCAAGTAGGCACGCTTCGGATCAAGTTGTTAAAGATCGGTGCAGTTATGCTGCGCAATACGCGCCGTATCCGCTTCCTGCTCTCCAGCGCTTACCCTTATCAGGATCTCTTCGCCTTGGTGGTTGCTCGTCTGCGACCCGGATAG
- a CDS encoding TIGR03750 family conjugal transfer protein has product MILADRLNVEPVIFKGCSSSELGMIVGVAALIWLPVSLLLAGLMGAVTMGFGLAGVGVVGTVIVMASLFQRLKRGRPDGYYQQQLSIWLSDHGLRHSPFIRCSGSWDIGRTKYATLPHRD; this is encoded by the coding sequence TTGATTCTAGCTGATCGACTCAATGTGGAACCGGTGATCTTCAAGGGCTGCTCGTCGTCGGAACTAGGCATGATCGTGGGTGTAGCCGCGCTCATCTGGTTACCCGTTAGCCTCCTCCTGGCGGGTTTGATGGGCGCGGTCACCATGGGATTCGGACTGGCTGGCGTTGGTGTGGTCGGCACCGTAATCGTGATGGCGAGTCTGTTCCAGCGTCTGAAGCGGGGTCGCCCGGACGGCTACTACCAACAACAGCTCAGCATCTGGTTGTCTGACCATGGTTTGCGCCACTCGCCATTCATTCGGTGTAGTGGTTCCTGGGATATCGGGAGGACAAAGTATGCGACGTTACCGCACCGAGATTGA
- a CDS encoding TIGR03746 family integrating conjugative element protein: protein MRRYRTEIDNVRAHLRSLWVVISLQFVVILALWFGWSQAPKQLTVHVPPDLRSGATLSVDEVPAANVYAFAFYIFQQLNRWPEDGAKDYGKAIFRISPYVTPRYRAELLVDMDLKGRQGELAYRVRGVHEIAGHGYEERRVDVLAPGVWVVWLDLDLFESVKGMTVKKTAIRYPLRVVSLSVDPEANPWGLALDGFASEGPRRLSESELGVDTEQEK from the coding sequence ATGCGACGTTACCGCACCGAGATTGATAATGTCCGTGCCCACCTGCGTTCGCTGTGGGTGGTTATCAGCCTCCAGTTCGTCGTGATACTGGCGCTTTGGTTTGGCTGGAGTCAGGCACCTAAGCAACTGACAGTGCATGTGCCTCCGGATCTGCGCTCCGGCGCCACACTGTCGGTCGATGAAGTGCCAGCGGCCAATGTGTATGCCTTTGCCTTCTATATCTTCCAGCAGCTCAACCGCTGGCCGGAAGATGGTGCGAAGGACTATGGCAAAGCCATCTTCCGGATCTCACCCTATGTAACCCCGCGTTATCGGGCGGAACTCTTGGTGGATATGGACTTGAAAGGGCGGCAGGGCGAGCTGGCCTACCGGGTGCGCGGTGTACACGAGATCGCCGGGCATGGTTACGAGGAACGTCGCGTCGATGTGCTCGCGCCCGGGGTATGGGTGGTCTGGCTGGATCTCGATCTATTCGAGTCGGTGAAGGGCATGACCGTGAAGAAGACAGCCATTCGTTACCCCTTGCGGGTCGTGAGCCTCTCTGTCGACCCTGAGGCGAACCCATGGGGCTTGGCGTTGGATGGCTTTGCGAGTGAAGGGCCGCGTCGGCTGAGCGAGTCGGAACTTGGTGTAGACACCGAGCAAGAGAAATAG
- a CDS encoding nucleotidyltransferase, with translation MPIPESQFETWSHQGSIQQSSSTYKTIKSALETYDSPYCGKNYKVFLQGSYGNNTNIYSESDVDIVIRLDSCFQHDLSELSEAQQSAFKSSHSDATYTHVNFKSDVLSVLSRKYNSDVDAGEKAIMIAANGNRRKADVIAAIQYRRYHRFVSEQDQSYDEGICFYTNSGDKIANYPRQHSENLTKKHQNTSMRFKPMARILKNLRGRTITEGLLGKGAAPSYYIEGLLYNVPDDKFINNKKDSFVNAVNWIQDADKSKFVCANEQYYLLRDDSLVTWRTEKCEAFLAAAVDLWSQW, from the coding sequence ATGCCAATTCCAGAATCTCAGTTTGAAACTTGGTCTCATCAAGGCTCGATACAACAATCGAGCAGCACATACAAAACAATAAAGAGCGCACTCGAAACTTATGACAGCCCATATTGTGGAAAGAACTACAAGGTCTTCCTGCAGGGGTCGTACGGGAACAACACAAATATTTATAGCGAAAGCGATGTCGACATCGTAATTAGGCTTGATAGCTGTTTTCAGCACGATTTATCAGAACTGTCGGAGGCACAGCAGAGTGCTTTCAAGTCTTCACACTCGGATGCAACGTACACGCATGTCAACTTCAAATCAGACGTCTTGAGTGTACTCTCACGCAAATACAATAGCGACGTAGATGCTGGGGAGAAGGCCATCATGATTGCCGCTAACGGAAACCGGCGTAAGGCTGACGTAATAGCGGCCATCCAATACCGTCGTTATCACAGATTCGTGTCCGAACAAGATCAGTCATACGATGAGGGTATCTGCTTCTACACGAATTCAGGCGACAAAATTGCAAACTACCCAAGGCAGCACTCGGAGAACCTTACCAAAAAGCATCAAAATACGTCGATGCGGTTCAAGCCCATGGCGCGTATATTGAAGAATCTACGTGGCCGGACAATAACGGAAGGTCTGTTGGGGAAGGGCGCTGCTCCTTCCTACTACATTGAAGGGCTGCTCTACAACGTTCCCGACGACAAGTTCATCAATAACAAAAAGGATAGCTTTGTGAACGCTGTCAATTGGATTCAGGATGCAGATAAAAGTAAGTTTGTCTGCGCTAACGAACAGTACTATCTGCTTCGTGATGACAGCCTGGTTACATGGCGAACTGAAAAATGTGAAGCCTTTCTTGCTGCAGCAGTTGATCTTTGGTCGCAATGGTAA